The following are from one region of the Chiloscyllium punctatum isolate Juve2018m chromosome 24, sChiPun1.3, whole genome shotgun sequence genome:
- the LOC140494859 gene encoding zona pellucida sperm-binding protein 4-like, with protein sequence MGTTPVGQGAAALRLVSSPISGYKAGWCSGAGTDSGSAMGHWLVWCLYLWAARPFLVSAVCPPEPGWRLPCGLATINSTECIKQGCCFQSPSLSGQSCFYNLRDSPVCTADGQFIVAITRNLTRPALNLSSLYVKDGHEAECRPKLVTAELVAFRFPITSCGSIQREENGSFVYETDVLGKRMIQRGPLGSITRDSTFRLHIQCKYKGEHEAGLQINVSVYTLPPPLAASEDGILRLELRIATDGSYSWWYRDSDYPIQRILQESVFVEIRVKDRTDPMIVLRLRDCWATPVPAPDHEVQWSLLVDGCPYEGDDYLTLLHPVGLSSGLQFPTHHKRFEVKTFVFLDGVSEQPLSGQVYLHCSAEVCSPSSQDDCTTRCGTRTRRSALLHEGTLVSARGPVVLLEVENSQSKLLLNENGAAGSPVLIGVAVGFLVFLLMLMAAVYRMKNPAQSVPSVMRLNCRP encoded by the exons ATGGGGACCACCCCCGTGGGGCAGGGAGCTGCTGCACTGCGATTGGTTTCCTCACCAATTAGCGGCTATAAAGCGGGTTGGTGCTCAGGGGCGGGCACAGATTCAGGCAGCGCGATGGGACATTGGTTGGTTTGGTGTCTGTACCTTTGGGCCGCTCGGCCCTTCTTGGTCTCTGCTGTGTGTCCTCCGGAGCCGGGCTGGAGGCTGCCGTGTGGCCTGGCCACTATCAACAGCACTGAGTGCATCAAGCAGGGCTGCTGCTTTCAGTCCCCGAGTCTCAGTGGGCAATCCTGTTTCTACAACCTGAGAGACAGCCCAG TGTGCACAGCAGATGGTCAGTTCATTGTAGCAATCACCAGGAACCTGACCCGTCCTGCCCTCAACCTGTCATCTCTGTACGTGAAAGATGGACATGAAGCTGAGTGCAGGCCTAAGCTCGTCACAGCAGAACTTGTAGCCTTCCGCTTCCCAATTACCTCTTGTGGCTCGATCCAGCGG GAGGAGAATGGGAGCTTTGTGTATGAAACGGATGTCTTGGGGAAGAGGATGATTCAGAGGGGGCCACTGGGCTCAATAACCCGGGACAGCACCTTCAG GCTGCACATCCAGTGCAAGTACAAGGGGGAGCATGAGGCAGGCTTACAAATCAATGTCTCGGTTtacaccctccctccaccactaGCTGCTTCTGAAGATGGGATCCTGAGGCTGGAGCTGCGAATAGCAACAG ATGGCAGCTACAGCTGGTGGTACAGGGACAGTGACTACCCCATTCAGAGAATCCTTCAGGAGTCGGTGTTTGTTGAGATTCGTGTGAAGGATCGCACTGACCCAATGATAGTCCTGAGACTGCGTGACTGCTGGGCAACTCCTGTGCCAGCCCCTGACCATGAGGTGCAGTGGAGTCTCCTGGTGGATGG GTGTCCCTATGAAGGTGATGACTATCTGACCCTCCTACACCCAGTAGGTCTCTCTTCTGGCCTGCAGTTCCCAACCCATCACAAGCGGTTTGAAGTGAAGACGTTTGTTTTCTTGGATGGAGTGTCTGAGCAGCCCCTCTCTGGACAG GTTTACTTGCACTGCAGTGCTGAGGTTTGCTCCCCCTCCTCTCAAGATGACTGTACAACCAGATGTGGCACAA GGACACGCAGGAGTGCTCTCCTCCATGAGGGGACCTTGGTAAGTGCTCGTGGTCCAGTTGTTCTCCTGGAAGTTGAGAACAGCCAGTCGAAGCTGCTGCTTAATGAGAATG GTGCTGCTGGATCTCCTGTTCTGATTGGAGTAGCTGTTGGGTTTCTGGTGTTCCTGTTGATGCTGATGGCTGCAGTGTACAGAATGAAGAACCCAGCCCAGTCTGTCCCCAGTGTCATGAGATTGAACTGTAGACCTTGA